One Equus caballus isolate H_3958 breed thoroughbred chromosome 17, TB-T2T, whole genome shotgun sequence DNA window includes the following coding sequences:
- the LOC138918378 gene encoding uncharacterized protein, translating into MTVAWHSGHQLQMVAELWRLRKGAEGSDDCRSEARAPSTMTVAWHSGHQLQMVAELWRLRKGAEGSDDCRSEARAPSTMTVAWHSGHQLQMVAELWRLRKGAEGSDDCRSEARAPSTMTVAWHSGHQLQMVAELWRLRKGAENCSTQKVKSRGNTTETKASVSGSSTGTSDTVSGFCMCVCACLCVPVCIHWKENEGNKGDIAFMIKPPSFFTILFLLHALWNQFGKRERDLSVSGWGGASK; encoded by the exons ggttcagatgactgcaggtctgaggcacgggctccctccactatgacggtggcttggcattcgggacaccagcttcagatggtggcagagctctggaggctgaggaaaggagccgag ggttcagatgactgcaggtctgaggcacgggctccctccactatgacggtggcttggcattcgggacaccagcttcagatggtggcagagctctggaggctgaggaaaggagccgag ggttcagatgactgcaggtctgaggcacgggctccctccactatgacggtggcttggcattcgggacaccagcttcagatggtggcagagctctggaggctgaggaaaggagccgag aattgcagcacacaaaaagtaaagtcacgaggaaacacgacagaaacaaaagcatccgtttcagggtccagcactggaacctctgacacagtttccgggttctgtatgtgcgtgtgtgcgtgtctgtgtgtccctgtgtgtatccactggaaagagaatgaagggaacaagggagacatagcattcatgattaaacctccttccttcttcaccattttgtttctccttcatgcactctggaatcaatttgggaaacgtgagagggatctgagtgtgtcgggatggggaggtgcatccaagtaa